From Aegilops tauschii subsp. strangulata cultivar AL8/78 chromosome 5, Aet v6.0, whole genome shotgun sequence:
GCCAGCCAAGAGCTCGTCGACCGGCCAGCACGCCGGTAGGACGCCAGCTGCAATACCCCAGGGTTATTCATCCCGGCCCTATTTAACCAGGCGCATGCGGGCATAGTAGGACGAATCCCACACCAACATGGCTATGCAGTGACGTTTTGCTATGCTCCGACAGTGTCTCCTGCTCCCTTGGCACACTACTTTGGCAAGCTCTAAAGGATTAAACAAATCATAAAGACACAAATCAGTGgcttatactccctctgttccgaaatgcaagtctttctagagattccattATGAACCATTGaaccacatatggatgtatataaaTGCATTTTAAATGTAGAtccattcattttgctccgtatgtagtttaTTTAGTGAAATCtgtacaaagacttatattttggaacggagagaGTAGTTGTATAAATTTCTCTTCGATTCATAGTGTTATCCTTTGACCAATCTTGGCTCATAATATTGATTACCACTTGAATCATCAGGAGCCACGTGACCGGTTTTCCACTTAAACGAGGTTTTGAATGGAACTTACCCGATTTTTTGAGATTTGAGGGACCAAATAGCACCAAAAAATTCTTGATAAATTAGTTGTATACTTTTTGTAAACTTGAGGGATAAAAACATACTATTCTCTAAAAATAGACAATGCCACTTATGTGTGTAAGGATCCGCAAGGTATATGTCTCATTCGACCGATGTTGAACTGTTAGAATATTTATGTATCTAATAAAATACTTAATATGTTGCCCACCCAACACATTGCTAGTTAGTCGATATTATGATACTACTATCTGGATccactaagagcatctccaatagccGCCAAACGCGCGGCGCGCTAAAAAGTAGTTTGCGGCGCGCCCATCGCCAGGTTTGGCGCGGCGCACAACACTGGCTCCAGCAGCCGCGCTAAAATACAGCGCGCGCGTAGCTCCAGCAGCGCGCGCAAGCAGCCCGCGCATGTCCAtatttgttgcattttgaacataaAATAAATTTCACATAGATATAAAAAAGATACAAAGATATTTTACATAGTTCATAGCATAATAGATAAAAACAAGTtcatagcatagatagataaaaccGAACTACGGTGCAACTACATAAAATTAAACTCAGTGCAACTAGATAAAACTACGGTGCAGCTAGAACTACTCcgtcctcatcatcatcctcatcctcGGAGGTGTTGCCCGAGGTATCGATCCACATATCGTCCCAACGTTCATTGTCTGACGTGAAGATCGACCTCCCACCTGCTTCAACGATATCGCACTGCGATATTGCCAAAGCCTTCCGCCGACGCCGGTCCGCCCGCTCCGCGCGGCGCCTTGCCGTCCTCTTCGCCCAGTAGGCGCGCTCATTGGCGACGTCCTCCGGGTGGCGCCGGCGCCATTCCGCCATGGCTCGCTCGTTCTCCTcggcgacgaggaggcggcgctgcagcCGAATGTGGTCTGCACGGTCCTGGTCCGTGATCAGACGAGGCGAAGGGGCGACAGCCTGCGCCTGTTCGCGCGTGTGGACGTCCTGGAAGTTCATCTGCGATGGAGGCCCCTctaggcgccacgccgccgcgtcgtacgcgcgggccgCCTCGTGGGCAGTCCAGAACGTGACGAGGCCGGGCCGGATGTCGCTggaccggatctcggcggagtaTCAGCCGTTGGGGCGCtcgcggacgccgcggtagccCGAGGATCcccggcggcgcggcggcatggtggcgcggtggtggcggGGCGCTGGAAGCGGCGAGAAAAAGGTGGAAG
This genomic window contains:
- the LOC109778115 gene encoding uncharacterized protein, which produces MNFQDVHTREQAQAVAPSPRLITDQDRADHIRLQRRLLVAEENERAMAEWRRRHPEDVANERAYWAKRTARRRAERADRRRRKALAISQCDIVEAGGRSIFTSDNERWDDMWIDTSGNTSEDEDDDEDGVVLAAP